The Actinoplanes sp. N902-109 genomic interval CGTCCGCGCGGTTCGCCCGTCCGCGCGGTTCGCCCGTCCGCGCGGTTCGCCCGTCCGCGCGGTTCGCCCGTCCGGTCGCCGGCCCGTCCGCCCGTTCACCGGTCCGCCCATTAGCCGGGTTAGCCGGGTTGGCCAGGTTCGCGGGCTCACCCGTCCACCCATTCGCCGGTCCGTCCGTTTGCCGGTCGGCCCGTCCACCCGGTCCGCACATTCGCCGCATTCGCCGGTCCACCCATTCGGCGGTCCGCCGGTCCGCCCGTTTGCCGCATTCGCCGGTCCACCCATTCGGCGGTCCGCCGGTCCGCCCGTTTGCCGCATTCGCCGGATCGCCCGTTCGCCAGTCCGTCCGTTCGCCGGATCGCCCGGGTCGCCCGTTCGCCGGATCGCCGGGTCGCCGGGTCGCCGGGTCGCCGGGTCGCCGGGTCAGCTCGCCAGGTCTGTGAGCATTGTGTCCGGTCCGCGGTGCGTGCGAATTCTGAGGGCTGTACATCGCACCCCCCGCGGAAGCCGTCGGAGCCGCGTCTCGGCCGGCACTGCGGCAGAACACGTTGGCGCGATCTCGGTCGGCAATCGCGACCGGACCCGTCGCGGGGCGTCAGGCTGTTCTGCGGCGGCGGGCTACGAGGAGCACCGTGGTGATGAGCGCGATGATCAGGGCGAGGACCGCCGCGACGGCCACCAGGAAGAGCCAGCCGGGGAGGCCCTTGTCGGCTGGGGCCGGGGTGTAGGGGGCGGCAGCGGCCGGGCCCGCCGAGGTGGGCTGTTCGTCGGGCAGGACGGCGGGTTGGGGGCCGGTCAACGCGGCCATGAGGTTGAGGGCGCCGGCGCCGTAGTAGTCGTCGCGGCCCTTGGTGCCTCGGTCGATGGCGGTGGCGATGAGGCGGGCTTCGACCTGGGCGGGCTGGAGGTCGGGGTACTTGGCGAGGATGAGGGCTGCGGCGCCGGAGACGATGGCGGCTGAGGCGCTGTTGCCGGTCAGGCTGACGTAGCCGCCGTCCGGGCGGGGGCCGGGGATGGCGTCGCCGGGGGCCGCGATGTCGACCTGCTCGCCGTGGTTGGACGTCTTGAGGATTTTGCCGTGCCTGTCGAGCGAGCCGACGGTGATGACTTCGGGGTAGGCGCCCGGGTACGCGAGGTCGTTGCCCTTGTCCGCCTCGTTGCCGGCTGCCGCCACCAACACCACGCCGGCTGCCCGGGCGTTGCGGATGGCGGTGTGCAGGGTTTCGGAAGGGCGCACGCCGAAGGACATGTTGATGACCTTGGCGCCGTGTTCGACCGCCCAGTCGATGCCACGGGCCACCAGTACGGTGTCGTTGATCGGGTCGATCGGCATGATGGTGGCTTCCGGGGCGATGCCGCGCACCCCGGCGTCGCCCCCGCTGCCGTGCCCCCGGCCCGCGATGATGCCCGCGATGCCGGTGCCGTGTTTCTCGGGGTCGATGTTGCCTGGTTCGCGATGCTCCGCGATGGACTGACCGCCCTTGACCGCGCCCTTGAGGTCGGCATGCGTACGGTCGACGCCGGTGTCGAGCACCGCCACCGTCACGCCGGCGCCCTCGCTGACCTTCTGTGCCTGGGTGAGGTCGAGGTCACCCCAGAACCACTGCAGGTCGCGGATGCGGTCGGCCCGGGCGGGCGAGGCCGGAACAGCCACCACCGCGAGCGCGACAACAAGCGCCGCCACAGCCCGCCCGCCCCGGCGCAGCGGCTGATTACCCCGGGAGGCGGGCGGAGGCTGGGTCACGGGCGCCAGCCGATGACGCCGGGGCCGGGGTCGTGGGTTGCCGGGGTGGCTGACGGGTTGATGACCGGGTCGACGCCCTCGGCCACCTGCCAGGGGTTGTCGGGGTCGAAGGGTGGCTGGGTGGCGTCGCCGGAGCGCTTGCCGGAGCCGCGGCCGGTGCCCGGGAGCAGGGACGACTGGGTCGTCTTCTCCTCAGGGAGCCAGGACGGGCGGGGCGGGCGGTTGCGGGCGACTTCCTCGGGTGTCATGGCGCCGGCTGTGGCACGGCCCGGGCGGCTGGTGCCGGCGCGGCCGACGCTGCCACCGCGACCGCCGATGCCGCCGACAGCGCCACGGCCTGCGCCTCCGCCACCGGGGACACCGCCGGTAACACCACGGCCTGCACCACCACCGGGGACACCGCCGGCCATGCCTCGGCCGGCGCCGCCCACGGTCTCGCCGATGACCGCGCCGGAGGGCAGCGCGCGGCCGACACCCGGGCGGGTGCCGCGGCCCACGCCGCCGATGCCGCCCGCGGCTCCCGCACCGCTCACGCCGCCGCGGATGGGGCTGCCGAGGCCACCGCCACCGCCGCCCGCGATCGGGCCGGGCAGGAAACCGCCGCCGCCGGAGCCCGGGCCGGGCAGGGTGCCACCGCCGGGCGGGGTCGCGCCAGGTGGGACGGTGCCGGGCGGGACGGTGCCGGGCGGCGTGGCGCCGGGCGGGGTGATGACGCCGGACAGGCCCGGGCCGGAGCCGGAGCCGGGCGTGGTCACGCTGGGCGTGCCACCGCCGGTGTTGCCGTCGGAGGGGCTGCCCGGGTCGGTGCCGGACGGCCCTGAGCCGGTCTCGCCACCGGGGCCGGGCAGCGGCGGAGGCGGGTTGTGCGGCACGTCGTAGCGCGGGGCGCCACCACCGGCTCCCCCGGACGACGCCGAACCGGAGCCGGCCCCGGACCGGGTGCTGCCCGTCTTGCCGCCGTTGATGTCGGTGCTGTCGGCGAAGGGCTCCTTGGGCTCCAGCGCATAGGGCTCGGGCACCCGCAGCTTGGGGGTGTTCTCCCGGACCACGGTCTCGGCGGCGACCATGTGGGCACGCGCCTGCTCGTCGATCTCGTCCTCGGCATGATCCCACCAGGCCGGCACGATGTCGGTGCTCTTGTCCTGGTGCTGCTGGTAGAGCGGCTCGATCTGGTTCTTGGCCTGGCGCAGCGCCTCGAGGATGTTGGCCAGCCCGGTGGCCGTGTCGTCGGCCTCGACGCGGGCGGTGTCCATCCGGTCCAGCAGCGTGTCGAGCTCCTTGAGGAACGCCTCGGAGGACTTGTTCTCACCCGGCGGCCACGCGGCGATCAGCTTCTCGCGGGCGTTCTCGAGCAGCCCACGCTGGTCCTTCACCGAGTCGGAGACGTCGCCCCAGGCAGCGACCTGACGCCAGGCCTCGACGTCGTCCTCATTGGCCACCATGGCCCAGATGCGGGGCGTGTTGTAGCGGCTCCAGTCGGTCATTGCGGCACCGCCTGTCCGCCGAGCGGGTGTGGGTCAGCGCCGGCCTGCGCGCCGTGCACCGCGGCCTCACGGATCCGGCGGGCCTCCTCGGCGGCGGCCCAGAGGGCCTGCTCGGCCGCCTGCGTCGAGGTGGCGGCGCTCGAGTCGGTCTGCTGCATCATCGTGGCGACCTTGTCGGCCGCGTTCGCCAGCAGCCGCGCTGCCGACACGTACTCCCGGAGGTTCTGCTGGTGTGCCGTCAGACTGTCCGCATAGCGGGTCTTGGCGGCCAGCACCGCATCGCTCTCGTTGTTGACCCCGAACCGGATGCCCTCGCGGAACTGCACCTCGGCCCGGTCCGTGGCCGGGCCCAGGAACACATCGGTGTCCGCGTGCACTTCCTTGGAGAAGTTGGTCAATCCGCCGGTCTCGACGTTGATCCCATCACCCACGACAGCCTCCCCGTTGTCCCGCCGTCACAGCTGCACCCATGAGGGTAGCGACAGACGACGATCGACGTGTACCCCCCGTGCCTGATCAGGACGTCAGGCGGGCAACCGCGGCGGCGACGCGCTCATCGGTGGCTGTCAGCGCGACGCGGACGTGCTGAGCGGCCGAAGGCCCGTAGAACGCACCGGGCGCTGCGAGGATGCCGCGCTCGGCGAGCCAGTCGACGGTCTTCCAGCAGTCCTCGCCGCGGGTCGACCAGAGGTAGAGCCCGGCGGTGGACTCCTCGATGCGGAAGCCCGCCGAGGTCAGCGCCGCACGCAGCGCCGAGCGTCGGGACGCATAGCGTTCGCGCTGCTCAGCGACATGCTGCTCGTCCTCCAGGGCGGCAATCATCGCCGCCTGCACGGGCGCCGGGACGATCATGCCGGCATGCTTGCGTACGGCCAGCAGCTCGCGCACGACAGCCGGGTCGCCGGCCACGAACCCGGCCCGGTAGCCGGCCAGATTGGACCGCTTGGACAGCGAGTGGACGGCCAGCACGCCGGTGTAGTCGCCCCCGGTGACCTCGTCGGAGAGCACCGAGACCGGGGTCTCCTCCCAGCCCAGCGAGTGGTAGCACTCGTCGCTGGCGACCAGCGCGCCACGCTCGCGTGCCCAGTCGACCACTTTGCGCAGATGCGCCGCCGGCAGCACCCGTCCGGTCGGGTTGGCCGGCGAGTTGATCCAGATCAGCTTGACCCGCGGGTCCGGGCCGAGAGCGGTCAGCGCATCGGCGCGGACCACCTCGGCCCCGGCCAGCTTCACCCCGACCTCGTACGTCGGGTAGCACACCCGCGGGATCACGACCACGTCACCGGGACGCACGCCGAGCAGGGTGGGCAGCCACGCCACCAGTTCCTTGGACCCGATCGTCGGCAGCACCCCGGGCGTACCGGAGGCTCCGCAGGACCGGGCGAGCCAGCTCGCGATCGCCGCACGCAGCGCCGGGGTCCCCGCGGTCAGCGGATATCCCGGCGCGTCCGACGCGCCGGCCAGGGCGGCCCGGACCACGGCGGGCACCGGGTCGACGGGCGTGCCGACCGACAGGTCGACGATGCCGCCGGGGTGCGCCGCGGCGACCGCCTTGGCCGGTTCGAGCAGATCCCAGGGGAAGTCAGGCAGCGTTGCGGAGAGCACGGTCAGTGCGCATCCCCGCGCGGCGCCTGAGCGGCCACGAACGTCGCGTCCTTCTCGACCTTGCCCACCTTCGAGGCGCCGCCGGGCGAGCCCAGGTCCTCGAAGAACTCGTAGTTGGCGTTCGTGTAGTCCTTCCACTGCTCCGGGACGTCGTCCTCGTAGAAGATCGCCTCGACCGGGCAGACCGGCTCACAGGCACCGCAGTCGACACACTCATCGGGGTGGATGTAGAGCATCCGGTTGCCTTCGTAGATGCAGTCGACGGGGCATTCCTCGATGCACGC includes:
- the dapC gene encoding succinyldiaminopimelate transaminase — protein: MLSATLPDFPWDLLEPAKAVAAAHPGGIVDLSVGTPVDPVPAVVRAALAGASDAPGYPLTAGTPALRAAIASWLARSCGASGTPGVLPTIGSKELVAWLPTLLGVRPGDVVVIPRVCYPTYEVGVKLAGAEVVRADALTALGPDPRVKLIWINSPANPTGRVLPAAHLRKVVDWARERGALVASDECYHSLGWEETPVSVLSDEVTGGDYTGVLAVHSLSKRSNLAGYRAGFVAGDPAVVRELLAVRKHAGMIVPAPVQAAMIAALEDEQHVAEQRERYASRRSALRAALTSAGFRIEESTAGLYLWSTRGEDCWKTVDWLAERGILAAPGAFYGPSAAQHVRVALTATDERVAAAVARLTS
- a CDS encoding S8 family serine peptidase; translated protein: MTQPPPASRGNQPLRRGGRAVAALVVALAVVAVPASPARADRIRDLQWFWGDLDLTQAQKVSEGAGVTVAVLDTGVDRTHADLKGAVKGGQSIAEHREPGNIDPEKHGTGIAGIIAGRGHGSGGDAGVRGIAPEATIMPIDPINDTVLVARGIDWAVEHGAKVINMSFGVRPSETLHTAIRNARAAGVVLVAAAGNEADKGNDLAYPGAYPEVITVGSLDRHGKILKTSNHGEQVDIAAPGDAIPGPRPDGGYVSLTGNSASAAIVSGAAALILAKYPDLQPAQVEARLIATAIDRGTKGRDDYYGAGALNLMAALTGPQPAVLPDEQPTSAGPAAAAPYTPAPADKGLPGWLFLVAVAAVLALIIALITTVLLVARRRRTA
- the fdxA gene encoding ferredoxin, whose amino-acid sequence is MTYIIAEPCVDVLDKACIEECPVDCIYEGNRMLYIHPDECVDCGACEPVCPVEAIFYEDDVPEQWKDYTNANYEFFEDLGSPGGASKVGKVEKDATFVAAQAPRGDAH